A stretch of Nonomuraea africana DNA encodes these proteins:
- a CDS encoding DUF4352 domain-containing protein, with amino-acid sequence MRVIAAPLVSIVLVLTACGTPTVTSTPDSASATPAASAPSAEKAAKVGSTITLQGADEALKVAVKLSKVLTKPAAANEFSTPQDGHRFYAVELVMKNVGTGAYSDSPGNGAYVIDSDDQQYSSTIADVKGGKQFPGTVTISAGDSRRGLVVFEVPKAAKIVKFQFALDSGFADQKGEWTLE; translated from the coding sequence ATGCGCGTTATCGCTGCACCACTCGTCTCGATCGTTCTCGTGCTCACCGCCTGCGGGACCCCTACCGTCACCAGCACGCCGGACAGCGCATCCGCGACGCCCGCAGCATCAGCTCCGAGCGCCGAGAAGGCCGCCAAGGTCGGCAGCACAATCACGCTCCAAGGCGCCGACGAGGCACTCAAGGTCGCTGTGAAACTCTCCAAGGTGCTCACCAAGCCGGCTGCTGCCAATGAGTTCAGCACGCCACAGGACGGTCACCGCTTCTACGCTGTCGAGCTCGTCATGAAGAACGTGGGGACCGGCGCCTACAGCGACAGCCCAGGGAACGGCGCGTACGTCATCGACAGCGATGACCAGCAGTACAGCAGCACCATCGCGGACGTGAAGGGCGGCAAGCAGTTCCCCGGAACCGTGACCATCAGCGCCGGCGACAGCCGACGCGGCCTGGTGGTGTTCGAGGTGCCCAAGGCGGCGAAGATCGTCAAGTTCCAGTTCGCTCTGGACAGCGGGTTCGCCGACCAGAAGGGCGAGTGGACTCTCGAGTAG
- a CDS encoding response regulator transcription factor, which produces MRVLIAEDEPLLARTLMAGLRREAMAVDLAADGAAALERLAVTAYDVLILDRDLPLVHGDEVCRRLVESGSACRILMLTAARTLDDTVSGFGLGADDYLTKPFRLPELVARVRALHRRPAQTRPPVLTGAGIRLDPHTQRVSRDGRDIRLTRKEFAVLEILLVAQGGVVSAEHLLEKAWDEHADPFTNAVRITVHSLRRKLGDPPAIHTEIGSGYRLGP; this is translated from the coding sequence GTGCGGGTTCTGATAGCCGAGGACGAACCACTGCTGGCGCGGACGCTGATGGCGGGCCTGCGCCGCGAGGCCATGGCGGTGGATCTGGCCGCCGACGGGGCCGCAGCGCTGGAGCGGCTCGCCGTCACCGCGTACGACGTGCTGATCCTGGACCGTGATCTGCCTCTCGTGCACGGTGACGAGGTGTGCCGGAGACTGGTCGAGAGCGGTTCGGCGTGTCGCATCCTGATGCTGACCGCGGCGCGAACGCTCGACGACACCGTCAGCGGGTTCGGCTTGGGCGCCGACGACTACCTGACCAAGCCGTTCCGGCTCCCCGAGCTGGTCGCGAGGGTGCGGGCGCTGCACCGGCGCCCGGCCCAGACCCGTCCGCCGGTGCTGACCGGCGCCGGGATACGGCTCGACCCGCACACCCAGCGCGTCAGCCGTGACGGCCGTGACATCCGGCTGACCCGCAAGGAGTTCGCCGTGCTGGAGATCCTGCTCGTCGCCCAGGGCGGCGTGGTCAGCGCCGAGCACCTGCTGGAGAAGGCCTGGGACGAACACGCCGACCCCTTCACCAACGCGGTGCGGATCACCGTGCACTCGCTGCGGCGCAAGCTCGGTGACCCGCCGGCGATCCACACCGAGATCGGCTCAGGCTACCGGCTGGGGCCATGA
- a CDS encoding thioesterase family protein: MSATSTFDQAIALARTERAAVHHAELDASWGFGPRIHGGLLMALAGHALSLDLREESGHADPISLSAYFLSAAQSGKAVVSTQVLRRGRSHTSAMASLAQDGQERMRILATFGNLDDQPSAAPVQVFTAPPRMPSPEKCVGTEAAPPELLKEAPLLERLDLRLDPQCVGWALGAPSGQSWMQGWLRFPDDREPDPLMLLLAVDCLPPVSLDLGVSGWAPTLELTAHIRARPAPGWLRLKHSTVLVGGGYMEEDAEIWDSEGRLVAQSRQLARVGRA, from the coding sequence TTGAGCGCCACAAGCACATTCGACCAAGCCATCGCACTTGCCCGCACCGAACGCGCGGCCGTCCACCACGCCGAACTGGACGCCTCCTGGGGGTTCGGCCCGAGGATCCACGGCGGGCTGCTGATGGCCCTCGCCGGACACGCGCTTTCGCTGGATCTGCGGGAGGAGTCTGGGCACGCCGATCCCATCTCCCTGAGTGCGTACTTCCTCTCAGCCGCGCAGTCCGGCAAGGCCGTTGTGAGCACGCAAGTCCTTCGCCGCGGCAGAAGTCACACCAGCGCGATGGCTTCCCTCGCACAAGACGGCCAGGAACGGATGCGTATCCTCGCGACGTTCGGCAATTTGGACGACCAGCCTTCCGCCGCTCCTGTGCAGGTGTTCACGGCTCCGCCGAGGATGCCTTCCCCCGAGAAGTGCGTGGGCACGGAGGCGGCACCACCCGAGTTACTCAAGGAGGCGCCACTCCTGGAGCGTTTGGACCTACGCCTCGACCCCCAGTGTGTGGGCTGGGCGCTCGGGGCGCCTTCCGGTCAGAGCTGGATGCAGGGCTGGCTGAGGTTCCCGGACGATCGTGAGCCCGATCCACTGATGCTCCTGTTGGCCGTCGATTGCCTTCCGCCGGTCAGCCTCGACCTCGGTGTCTCGGGTTGGGCGCCGACGTTGGAGCTCACCGCGCACATCCGGGCGAGGCCCGCCCCGGGCTGGCTACGGTTGAAGCATTCCACGGTTCTGGTCGGCGGCGGCTACATGGAAGAGGACGCCGAGATCTGGGACTCGGAAGGACGTCTGGTTGCGCAGTCCCGGCAACTGGCCCGGGTCGGGCGGGCGTAG
- a CDS encoding AAA family ATPase, whose protein sequence is MQAARDRAFVGRAAELGIFRAALSGGAKPVAVVYLHGPGGMGKSMLLRRFAAEARAAGRHVLEIDGRLIEPTPEAFAKEAETVLTDECAVLLVDTFERCQGLEGWLRDRFLTRLPAGALVVIAGRQPPDVRWVSDPGWAELLRTVALRNLAPDEATAFLRLRGVPERMHAALLAFTGGNPLALTLAAAVAERDEEGRTDWRPSRDVIETLLPQLIGEVPTPVHRRALEVCAHAYLTTESLLRAVLGDEAVRTFAWLRGLPFVESAQQGLFPHDVVREALEADLRWRDPEGYAELHGKLRRHFFERIQTAPESGMLPAVGAFMYLYRAGRYMSDYITWRGEDELWLSRCEPADHATVIDMTAEVEGPDSAAVARFWLSRQPEAFRLCRSTRNDEIVGFSAWLRLTEPYGEDADPVIETVWAHARSSTSLRHGEHLGVARFSVTSRKYRKNLNSPISPVEDLHQWRIVAEIARAGPRLAWSYLAIRAGEFWAPYLTSLGLEIVADRPRVGDLTYTLFGYDWRTQPLWTWAEERTRLMLSGLPSVPEAPATGRRTELVVLDRPEFDAAVRDALRVLQRSAELANNPLARSRLIVEHGVALHDVLTQAIEALRKERGGEKHHRAVVATYLRGVSTQESVAARLGLPFSTYRRHLAGGVERICDALWRKEIYGAGADQ, encoded by the coding sequence GTGCAGGCGGCACGAGACCGTGCCTTCGTGGGGCGGGCGGCCGAGCTGGGCATTTTCCGCGCCGCGCTGTCCGGTGGCGCGAAGCCTGTCGCGGTGGTGTACTTGCACGGGCCCGGAGGCATGGGCAAGTCCATGCTGCTGCGCCGCTTCGCCGCCGAAGCGCGAGCGGCTGGACGTCATGTGCTGGAAATCGACGGCCGGCTCATTGAGCCTACTCCGGAGGCGTTCGCGAAAGAGGCCGAGACGGTGCTCACCGACGAATGCGCCGTCCTACTCGTCGACACCTTCGAACGATGCCAGGGACTCGAGGGATGGCTGCGGGACAGGTTTCTGACCCGGCTGCCGGCCGGGGCACTCGTCGTCATCGCGGGACGGCAGCCGCCGGACGTGCGGTGGGTCTCCGATCCAGGCTGGGCGGAGCTGCTGCGGACGGTGGCCCTGCGGAATCTCGCGCCGGACGAGGCCACGGCCTTCCTACGCCTGCGTGGCGTGCCGGAGCGGATGCACGCGGCGCTGCTGGCCTTCACCGGTGGCAATCCCCTCGCCCTGACGCTCGCTGCGGCGGTGGCCGAGCGGGACGAAGAGGGAAGGACGGACTGGCGGCCCAGCCGCGATGTCATCGAGACGCTGCTGCCCCAGCTGATCGGCGAGGTGCCCACGCCGGTGCACCGCCGGGCTCTGGAAGTGTGCGCCCACGCCTATCTCACCACGGAGTCGCTCCTGCGTGCCGTGCTCGGCGACGAGGCGGTGCGGACGTTCGCCTGGTTGCGCGGCCTTCCGTTCGTCGAGTCCGCCCAGCAGGGCCTGTTCCCGCACGACGTGGTCCGTGAGGCGCTGGAGGCCGACCTGCGATGGCGTGATCCCGAGGGGTACGCGGAACTGCACGGCAAACTCCGCCGCCACTTCTTCGAGCGGATCCAGACAGCCCCAGAAAGCGGGATGCTGCCCGCCGTGGGGGCGTTCATGTATCTGTACCGGGCCGGTCGGTACATGTCCGACTACATCACCTGGCGTGGTGAGGACGAGCTGTGGCTGAGCCGCTGCGAACCGGCGGACCACGCCACGGTGATCGACATGACGGCCGAGGTCGAGGGCCCGGACTCAGCGGCCGTGGCGCGTTTCTGGCTGAGCCGGCAGCCGGAGGCGTTCCGGCTGTGCCGGTCGACGCGGAACGACGAGATCGTGGGCTTCTCCGCCTGGCTGCGGCTGACCGAGCCGTACGGCGAAGACGCCGACCCTGTGATCGAGACGGTCTGGGCGCACGCCCGAAGCTCCACCTCGTTGCGTCACGGCGAGCATCTCGGCGTGGCGCGCTTCTCCGTGACCTCGCGGAAGTATCGCAAAAACCTCAACAGTCCCATCTCGCCGGTCGAGGATCTCCATCAGTGGCGAATCGTGGCCGAGATCGCCCGTGCCGGGCCCAGGCTGGCCTGGTCCTATCTCGCGATCCGCGCCGGAGAGTTCTGGGCTCCGTACCTGACGAGTCTCGGCCTCGAGATCGTCGCGGACCGGCCACGAGTCGGCGACCTGACCTACACGCTGTTCGGGTACGACTGGCGGACCCAGCCGCTATGGACGTGGGCGGAGGAGAGGACCCGTCTGATGCTGTCAGGCCTGCCATCTGTTCCCGAGGCGCCCGCCACGGGCCGGCGCACCGAACTCGTGGTCCTGGACCGGCCGGAATTCGATGCCGCCGTGCGCGACGCGCTGCGCGTGCTGCAGCGGTCGGCGGAGCTCGCGAACAATCCACTGGCCCGCAGCAGGTTGATCGTCGAGCACGGTGTGGCGCTGCATGACGTACTGACCCAGGCCATCGAAGCGCTGCGCAAGGAGCGGGGCGGCGAGAAGCACCATCGTGCGGTCGTGGCCACCTACCTGCGCGGCGTGTCCACCCAGGAGTCGGTCGCCGCGCGGCTGGGGCTGCCGTTCAGCACGTATCGCAGGCACCTTGCCGGCGGGGTGGAGCGGATCTGCGATGCGCTGTGGCGGAAGGAGATATACGGGGCAGGCGCCGATCAGTGA
- a CDS encoding sensor histidine kinase: MMGLRPRLTIRAWLTLLYCATFTAGTAAALAIVYLLMSRLLTPAVAPTPTVSANETVPAPAGAGTQVLDTLLLASGVALAACALGAAGVGWLVVGRMLAPIRRITATAGRIAGGNLDERVSLQGPYDELRVLADTFDGMLARLQAAFEGHRRFAANASHELLTPLATSQALLDLAAADPSACDLSTLLAELTEVNERSERIVTALLDLARAEDGVATTAPADLAGFARDAIAIAAREAAERGVSVTARLDTALVDGDPTLLRQLAVNLVVNAIRHNHPGGRAMVDVGTDQRQAVITVANTGPRVTPEQVEVLFEPFTRGTGRTRHRDAERPGGHGLGLAIVRAVATAHRGTLTATANPAGGLTVQVRLARSIP; encoded by the coding sequence ATGATGGGCCTGCGCCCCCGGCTGACCATCCGGGCCTGGCTCACCCTGCTGTACTGCGCCACCTTCACCGCGGGTACGGCCGCCGCGCTGGCCATCGTCTACCTGCTGATGTCCCGCCTGCTCACCCCCGCCGTCGCGCCCACGCCGACCGTGTCTGCAAACGAGACCGTTCCGGCGCCGGCCGGCGCCGGAACGCAGGTGCTCGACACGCTGCTGCTCGCCTCCGGGGTGGCGCTGGCGGCGTGCGCGCTGGGTGCGGCGGGCGTCGGCTGGCTCGTGGTCGGCCGCATGCTCGCCCCCATCCGCCGGATCACCGCCACCGCGGGGAGGATCGCCGGCGGGAACCTGGACGAGCGGGTCTCGCTGCAGGGGCCGTACGACGAGCTCAGGGTGCTGGCCGACACCTTCGACGGCATGCTCGCCCGCCTGCAGGCTGCCTTCGAGGGGCACCGGCGCTTCGCCGCCAACGCCTCGCACGAGCTGCTCACCCCGCTGGCCACCAGTCAGGCCCTCCTGGACCTTGCTGCGGCCGACCCGTCGGCCTGTGACCTGTCCACGTTGCTCGCCGAGCTGACCGAGGTCAACGAGCGCAGCGAGCGGATCGTCACCGCCCTGCTCGACCTCGCCCGCGCAGAGGACGGCGTCGCCACCACGGCACCCGCTGACCTGGCCGGCTTCGCCCGCGACGCCATCGCCATCGCGGCAAGGGAGGCTGCCGAGCGCGGCGTGTCGGTGACCGCACGGCTCGACACGGCACTGGTGGACGGCGATCCGACCCTGCTGCGCCAGCTCGCCGTCAATCTCGTGGTCAACGCGATCCGGCACAACCACCCCGGCGGCCGGGCCATGGTCGACGTCGGCACCGACCAGCGCCAGGCCGTCATCACCGTCGCCAACACCGGCCCGCGGGTCACGCCGGAGCAGGTGGAGGTGTTGTTCGAGCCCTTCACCCGCGGCACCGGCCGGACCCGCCACCGCGACGCCGAGCGGCCCGGTGGGCATGGCCTCGGCCTCGCGATCGTCCGCGCGGTCGCCACCGCGCACCGCGGCACGCTCACCGCGACCGCCAACCCCGCCGGCGGCCTCACCGTGCAAGTACGCCTCGCCCGTTCAATTCCATGA